One Brassica oleracea var. oleracea cultivar TO1000 chromosome C7, BOL, whole genome shotgun sequence genomic window carries:
- the LOC106302978 gene encoding uncharacterized protein At4g04775-like, with protein sequence MTRNPTYFIVYFSSPSFSPSQKPIMTNKVGIPSRCWCGKGIVTYVSKTEENPYRRFLRCEISLKRKKEQHLFKWVDEALLDEIQRMHEQQSRMAEEIEDLRSSLKKTVEEAVIEHKKSEDGVSSWDFHQIEFPT encoded by the exons ATGACCAGAAACCCTACTTATTTCATCGTTTATTTCTCTTCTCCGTCTTTCTCTCCTTCTCAAAAACCGATCATGACTAACAAGGTAGGGATTCCTTCCAGATGCTGGTGTGGGAAGGGGATTGTCACTTATGTTTCAAAAACGGAGGAGAACCCATACAGAAGATTCTTACGATGTGAGATTAGTTTGAAG AGAAAGAAAGAGCAACATCTTTTTAAGTGGGTCGACGAGGCTCTGCTTGATGAGATACAAAGGATGCATGAGCAACAATCGAGAATGGCCGAAGAAATTGAAGATTTGAGAAGTTCCTTGAAAAAGACAGTGGAGGAAGCAGTTATCGAGCACAAGAAGTCGGAAGATGGCGTGTCTTCATGGGATTTTCATCAGATCGAATTTCCCACATGA
- the LOC106302979 gene encoding uncharacterized protein LOC106302979 codes for MKPKNSSISNDREPCKTTAASSAHARPNRKSTASSAMVMKPNGKSAVSSVILKKPNASTAVSSAHDVQVMFFRDVSLGPTEAVLRFRLVHFWEARNPNTKTLIGQEMILIEEEGTVIQGFVPAGRVGTYELEPGSVYKLGNFFGSRNKALYRVTDHSATVTFAWNTELKILDNPLVSIHEDRFRFHSYEEFYANCDRKVDLYDYVGHMKLVNGQTITEHTVLDEVDISDKRHLCVHVQTHDGPVMKLYLWDKAASDFCVKFKSYGSTPSVLLVTTVNPKHLGGTLALTSMASSRVFMDSDVQPSRDYLGWLSSNSDIANKINAEVITKPETATLEELFAYIKQETAKVAWFECTATIDDVVQGSPWYYISCGGCNSKAVKGPTSLICNNKKCGKSIVTGVAQYLTRISVYDKSEHAVFVVLGDAGKELPGKHASKLVASYFETKEGVEADQCVPVPQALLDTIGHTYKFIVKVSDHNLSGKTQTITVTKIFPPEAPQPIALGRTRCSNNVW; via the exons ATGAAACCCAAAAACTCTTCGATTTCCAACGACCGCGAGCCCTGCAAGACGACCGCCGCCTCCTCCGCGCATGCAAGGCCAAACCGGAAGTCCACCGCTTCCTCTGCCATGGTGATGAAACCTAATGGGAAGTCTGCTGTTTCGTCTGTTATTCTGAAGAAACCAAACGCCTCTACCGCTGTCTCCTCCGCGCATGACGTTCAAGTGATGTTCTTCAGAGATGTGTCTCTCGGCCCAACAGAAGCGGTCTTGAGGTTTCGACTGGTTCATTTCTGGGAGGCTCGAAATCCAAACACGAAAACCCTCATTGGACAGGAGATGATCCTAATCGAAGAAGAG GGAACGGTTATTCAAGGTTTTGTTCCAGCGGGGCGGGTTGGGACATATGAGCTGGAACCAGGTTCTGTTTATAAACTGGGGAATTTTTTCGGCTCGAGAAACAAAGCCTTGTATCGGGTTACGGATCATAGTGCCACCGTTACGTTCGCTTGGAATACTGAATTAAAGATTCTTGATAACCCTCTGGTTTCAATTCACGAAGATAGGTTCAGGTTCCATAGCTACGAGGAGTTTTATGCTAACTGTGACCGCAAAGTTGATCTTTATG ACTATGTTGGCCATATGAAGCTGGTGAATGGACAGACTATCACTGAGCATACGGTCCTCGACGAAGTTGACATATCAGATAAGCGACATCTATGTGTTCATGTTCAGACACATGA CGGACCAGTGATGAAGCTCTATCTATGGGACAAGGCCGCATCTGACTTCTGCGTGAAATTCAAATCTTATGGAAGCACTCCGAGTGTTCTGTTGGTCACCACAGTAAACCCTAAACATCTTGGAG GAACTCTTGCTCTCACTTCGATGGCATCATCTCGAGTGTTTATGGATAGCGATGTCCAGCCTAGCAGGGATTATCTTGGATG GCTGAGCTCCAACTCAGATATTGCTAATAAGATTAATGCAGAGGTTATTACTAAGCCTGAGACAGCGACTCTAGAGGAGCTTTTCGCCTACATCAAGCAGGAAACTGCTAAG GTTGCTTGGTTTGAATGCACAGCAACTATAGATGATGTTGTTCAAGGTTCTCCTTGGTACTATATTTCATGCGGTGGGTGTAATAGTAAGGCAGTCAAAGGGCCTACTTCACTGATTTGTAACAACAAGAAATGTGGGAAAAGTATTGTTACAGGGGTAGCTCA ATACCTCACGAGGATTTCGGTTTATGATAAGAGTGAACATGCTGTTTTTGTCGTTCTTGGTGATGCCGGTAAAGAGTTGCCTGGGAAGCATGCATCAAAGTTAGTTGCCAGTTACTTTGAG ACCAAAGAGGGTGTAGAAGCTGATCAATGCGTGCCGGTGCCGCAAGCTCTCCTTGATACGATAGGGCACACTTATAAATTCATTGTGAAAGTCTCAGATCATAATTTGTCAGGGAAGACTCAAACCATAACTGTCACAAAGATATTCCCACCAGAAGCTCCACAACCTATAGCTCTTGGAAGAACACGCTGTTCCAACAACGTCTGGTGA
- the LOC106301232 gene encoding uncharacterized RING finger protein C4G3.12c — translation MGSGRSKSCRASSLTSTAREDSEPPPSGGGRRRKPMSLLCSLHSSCLASSSSTSHDSDDDVDQQVCNGRRRMESMNQGDAQDCYDDEELKDKKESQNELELDDDCGVVEEEEAAAVSNVGGLVQESSTPSRVFSHFKFLPGNISSRLSRASSSRSFNTTYPLSSSREVSVTSPSQPARVESPRNPVIDNVVRDIDAMRYGEDRSSSRVVNGMERQVVREPSVDRNVSFSRTLSVGRLRDRVLRRSSLSDFTFRPSHQGEDDTDLFSADNTAAEEDTPVTSTSLLNRSASSIRRTLFGVQDQPTTSPLVREGRYQGLLEHRSDFLERRRRIRSQVRALQRLGSRFESVTGHHDRACVLSGLDQAGRCTCRAGTNRGSTTTTTTPTTDETNARASISRIVLLAEALFEVLDEIHQQSVVLSSQQPSVSSIGSVPAPNDVVDLLPIKQYTKSQSEDSSQCYICLVEYEEGDTIRALPCHHEFHRTCVDKWLKEIHRVCPLCRGDICRHDPSPELH, via the exons ATGGGATCTGGGCGGAGCAAATCATGCCGAGCCTCTTCGTTAACATCGACGGCGAGAGAAGATTCGGAACCTCCTCCGAGTGGTGGTGGGAGGAGGAGAAAACCAATGAGTCTCCTTTGTTCTCTTCACTCTTCTTGCCTCGCTTCTTCTTCTTCTACTTCTCACGACAGTGACGATGACGTTGATCAACAG GTATGTAACGGAAGGAGGAGAATGGAATCTATGAATCAGGGAGATGCACAAGATTGCTATGACGATGAAGAACTGAAAGATAAGAAGGAATCTCAAAACGAGCTTGAGCTTGATGATGATTGTGGTGTTGTTGAAGAAGAAGAAGCAGCAGCTGTAAGCAACGTTGGCGGTTTGGTTCAAGAATCTTCCACTCCAAGTCGAGTTTTCTCGCATTTCAAATTCCTTCCTGGTAACATAAGCTCCAGACTTAGCAGAGCTTCGAGCTCTAGATCCTTCAACACTACTTACCCACTCTCTTCCTCTCGAGAAGTATCTGTCACTTCACCTTCACAACCTGCTAGAGTCGAGTCTCCGAGGAACCCTGTGATTGACAATGTAGTTAGAGACATTGATGCCATGAGATATGGAGAAGATCGTTCTTCTTCGAGAGTAGTTAATGGTATGGAAAGACAAGTTGTTCGTGAACCTTCCGTTGACCGGAATGTTAGTTTTAGCAGGACTCTGAGTGTTGGACGTCTCCGTGACAGAGTTCTTCGCCGTTCTTCACTCTCTGATTTCACATTCCGTCCTTCGCATCAGGGAGAAGATGATACTGATCTCTTCTCTGCTGATAACACTGCAGCAGAGGAGGACACTCCTGTGACCTCAACGTCGTTACTAAACCGTTCTGCTTCTAGCATAAGAAGGACGTTATTCGGAGTTCAAGATCAACCGACGACAAGTCCTCTTGTCAGAGAAGGGAGGTATCAAGGTTTATTAGAACACAGATCAGATTTCCTTGAGAGAAGGAGGAGAATAAGATCTCAG GTTCGTGCTCTTCAAAGATTGGGAAGCCGGTTTGAGAGTGTCACAGGCCATCATGATAGGGCTTGTGTCTTATCAGGTCTAGATCAAGCAGGTCGTTGCACATGCCGTGCAGGTACTAACCGTGGTTCCACTACAACAACAACAACACCAACAACCGATGAAACAAATGCTAGAGCTAGCATCTCAAGGATAGTATTGCTAGCTGAAGCTCTCTTCGAG GTTCTTGATGAAATTCATCAGCAATCTGTTGTATTATCCTCTCAACAACCGTCAGTATCATCAATAGGATCTGTTCCTGCACCTAACGACGTTGTGGACTTGTTACCTATAAAACAGTATACTAAATCACAAAGCGAAGATTCCTCACA ATGTTATATATGTCTTGTGGAGTATGAAGAAGGAGACACTATAAGGGCACTTCCTTGTCATCATGAATTCCATAGAACATGTGTGGATAAATGGCTTAAAGAGATTCACAG AGTATGTCCTCTATGTCGTGGAGACATTTGTAGACATGATCCATCACCTGAACTACACTGA
- the LOC106302980 gene encoding uncharacterized protein LOC106302980 has translation MRMKVMFRLYDVWDTIDSGSDDSKKNNMAIALIFQSVPEALILQIGEHDTSIKIWEAIKSRNLGVDRVREARLSIESSRVRRDNGSIEDGKEVFEGSSKNEVHSHRSFVRTNVGSKFNGFEDIDGRLKAFEERIKEENQDEDQSKLMFVKNDAQGCGSHSNSRGRCRGIGYGGRGRGRGRSNGSVGHNKGGEASDKTKKDYSKVGCWQCDKMSTSQCPTRPREEANLTETQEADVLYMHEVVFLNEERVFPKRFDECDGNTSIWYLDNGASNHMTGKREFFSNLDESIKGKVKFGDGSNVEIVGKGSITFIGKTRERRALKDIYYVPSL, from the exons ATGCGAATGAAAGTGATGTTTCGTTTGTACGATGTTTGGGATACGATTGATTCAGGGAGCGATGATTCAAAGAAGAACAATATGGCGATTGCTCTAATCTTTCAATCAGTCCCGGAAGCGCTAATACTTCAGATAGGAGAACATGATACATCGATTAAGATTTGGGAAGCTATCAAATCTCGTAACCTAGGTGTTGATCGCGTGAGAGAAGCGAG GCTTAGCATTGAGAGCAGCCGCGTTAGGAGAGATAATGGAAGCATCGAAGATGGTAAAGAAGTTTTTGAAGGGAGTTCCAAGAACGAAGTTCATTCACATCGTAGCTTCGTTAGAACAAATGTTGGATCTAAATTCAACGGGTTCGAAGATATTGATGGAAGATTGAAGGCTTTCGAAGAACGCATAAAAGAAGAAAACCAAGATGAAGATCAATCGAAGCTAATGTTTGTAAAGAATGATGCACAAGGTTGTGGAAGCCATAGCAACTCGCGAGGAAGATGCAGAGGTATAGGTTATGGTGGAAGAGGAAGAGGACGAGGAAGGTCTAATGGTTCTGTTGGTCATAACAAAGGAGGAGAAGCTTCAGACAAGACCAAGAAGGACTACTCTAAGGTTGGATGTTGGCAATGCGACAAGATGAGCACTTCACAATGTCCTACACGACCAAGAGAAGAAGCTAACCTAACAGAAACACAAGAAGCAGATGTATTATATATGCATGAAGTAGTTTTCCTCAACGAAGAGAGAGTGTTTCCTAAGAGGTTTGATGAATGCGATGGAAATACGAGTATATGGTACCTTGACAATGGTGCAAGTAACCATATGACAGGCAAGAGAGAGTTCTTCTCAAACTTAGATGAGAGCATCAAAGGCAAAGTCAAATTCGGTGATGGATCAAACGTCGAGATTGTTGGGAAAGGTTCGATCACGTTCATCGGAAAAACAAGGGAGAGAAGAGCACTCAAAGATATCTACTACGTCCCAAGTCTTTAA
- the LOC106302981 gene encoding uncharacterized protein LOC106302981, whose amino-acid sequence MTAYWDTEAAVGKSRKASAARLSERNGLGIHKHNSGQKSYMQIEQELTVELGRPVSFGEVFIKAHTRKDGTYVDFKAEKVAEAYKKKKEEKLANLEKDNTEISEGLLLAIEEDNELFIQSTFCNDRGDLFGIGSLKKKLKRKPNDPISSYSFMHMQQKLEEAELKIKEQEARIAKAEADRALEQATNQAKMAEFSLMHKYMRSTDQKYLDFIASEASSPAPPDQ is encoded by the exons ATGACTGCTTATTGGGACACTGAGGCAGCAGTGGGAAAGAGCCGCAAGGCATCAGCAGCTCGTTTGTCTGAACGTAATGGTCTTGGTATTCACAAGCATAACTCAGGACAGAAGTCCTATATGCAAATCGAACAGGAGCTG ACAGTGGAGTTGGGAAGACCTGTGAGTTTTGGTGAAGTATTCATCAAGGCTCATACAAGAAAAGATGGAACCTATGTTGATTTCAAAGCAGAAAAAGTTGCTGAGGCTTACAAAAAGAAAAAGGAAGAGAAGTTGGCTAACCTTGAGAAGGATAACACTGAAATCTCAGAGGGGCTTTTGCTAGCAATAGAAGAGGACAACGAGCTGTTTATTCAG TCAACTTTCTGCAATGACAGAGGAGACCTTTTTGGTATTGGAAGCCTGAAGAAGAAGCTTAAGAGAAAACCAAATGACCCGATCAGCTCCTATTCTTTCATGCACATGCAACAAAAGCTTGAAGAAGCTGAACTCAAGATAAAAGAACAAGAAGCCCGTATTGCCAAGGCTGAGGCAGACCGTGCACTGGAACAAGCTACTAACCAGGCTAAGATGGCTGAGTTCTCCCTTATGCACAAGTACATGCGTTCAACTGACCAAAAATACCTTGATTTCATTGCCTCTGAAGCATCATCTCCAGCTCCTCCTGATCAGTAA
- the LOC106304858 gene encoding probable pectate lyase 6, with protein sequence MAFAYLNLGSYVIVFVSLSIAIVAPSVQAHIAVFDDYWTQRQANALRQTMESYEPNPLNVTNHFNYHAALAMETTGADNGPRRELGQVKAGQKTRGGRFRSLNAIDRCWRGDKNWAKNRKKLTDCVLGFGLKTTGGKNGPIYVVTDASDDDLLSPKPGTLRHAVTRDRPLWIIFARTMVIKLQQELMITNDKTIDGRGVSVYITGGAGFTLQFVKNVIIHNIHMKFIKRGFGGLIRDSEEHFGLRTISDGDGINIFGATNIWIDHVSMRNCSDGMIDAIMGSTAITISNSHLTDHNEVLLFGGKDGDVIDKKMQITVAFNHFGKRLNQRMPRVRYGMVHVVNNDYTHWEMYAIGGNKNPTIISQGNRFIAPHKETCKQVTKREYTPYTEWKSWNWQSERDYFLNGAYFVQSGKSNAWSAAPKNPIPKEFTIRPQPGTKVRSLTKDAGTLDCRPGKSC encoded by the exons ATGGCGTTTGCTTATTTGAACCTTGGGAGCTACGTTATCGTCTTCGTCTCATTGTCTATAGCCATCGTAGCTCCATCGGTTCAAGCTCACATCGCCGTCTTCGATGATTATTGGACCCAGCGTCAAGCCAACGCGTTGAGACAAACAATGGAATCTTATGAACCCAACCCGTTGAACGTCACGAACCACTTTAACTACCATGCAGCATT AGCAATGGAGACGACTGGTGCTGACAACGGACCAAGGAGAGAGCTCGGACAAGTTAAAGCCGGTCAGAAAACACGTGGCGGAAGGTTCAGATCCCTTAACGCGATTGACAGATGCTGGAGAGGAGACAAAAACTGGGCGAAGAACAGGAAGAAGCTAACGGACTGCGTCCTAGGGTTTGGTCTGAAAACAACCGGAGGCAAAAACGGACCCATCTACGTTGTCACAGACGCATCGGACGACGATCTGTTAAGCCCCAAACCAGGAACTCTAAGACACGCCGTGACTCGCGACAGACCACTTTGGATCATATTTGCTAGAACCATGGTCATAAAACTACAACAAGAGTTGATGATAACAAACGATAAAACCATCGACGGTCGAGGAGTGAGTGTTTACATAACCGGAGGTGCAGGATTCACGTTACAGTTCGTGAAGAATGTGATCATACACAATATTCATATGAAGTTTATTAAAAGAGGATTCGGTGGGTTGATTAGAGACTCCGAAGAACATTTTGGGCTTAGAACAATTAGTGATGGTGATGGGATCAATATCTTTGGAGCTACAAACATATGGATCGATCATGTCTCCATGAGAAACTGTTCTGATGGTATGATCGATGCCATCATGGGATCGACCGCCATTACTATCTCCAACTCCCATTTAACCGACCATAACGAG GTGCTGTTGTTTGGGGGTAAAGACGGGGATGTGATCGACAAGAAAATGCAGATAACGGTTGCGTTTAACCATTTTGGTAAGAGATTGAATCAAAGAATGCCAAGGGTGAGATACGGTATGGTCCATGTAGTGAACAATGACTACACTCACTGGGAAATGTATGCTATTGGTGGGAACAAGAACCCTACCATTATAAGTCAAGGCAACCGTTTCATCGCTCCTCATAAAGAAACTTGCAAGCAG GTTACAAAGAGAGAGTATACACCTTATACAGAGTGGAAGTCATGGAACTGGCAATCAGAGAGAGATTACTTTTTGAATGGAGCTTACTTTGTGCAATCAGGAAAGTCAAATGCATGGAGCGCTGCACCGAAAAATCCAATCCCTAAAGAGTTTACAATCCGTCCTCAGCCAGGAACAAAGGTAAGAAGTCTCACCAAAGATGCTGGTACGCTTGATTGCAGACCAGGAAAGTCCTGCTGA